TCTACCCGCACCGTGCCGCCCAGGTCGTTGACCGCCAGCGGCTCGGTCAGCGTGCCATGGACTACCCGCAGGTCCTCCAGCGCTCGCAACACCTCCCGCGCGGCGTAGCCCAGATCGGGGTGGTGACGCTTGGCCTCCAACTCCTCGAGCACCACCACTGGGAGCACGACGGCGTGCTCATCGAACGCGGTGAGGGCTTTGGCACCGACAGCCAACAGGACGGACGTGTCAAGTACATACGTGCGCATCGCGAATCGCTCCTCGAGTCGTTCCGGTCCACTCCACTACGCCGTCACGCCGACGCCCTGCGACATGTCGCAACCCTGCAGAACGGCGCCGGCCATGCCCATGAGCGAGACGCACGGCACGGCGGGGTCGGTCAAGAGGTCCAGGGCGAAGGTCTGGCGGACGTCGCGGGGCTGCACGCCGAAGGCCCGCGGCGAGCCGGCCACCCGCTGCACGGTGGCGATGCCGTCCACGACCTCGGTGACCCGACCGAGGCCCGACGCGGACGGGCCGCAGCGCAGGACCAGGCACTGGTTGACCCACCGCTCCCCGACCGCGTCCACGTCGAGGAACGCCTTGCCGTCGCCGTGCAGGGCGTCCAGCCAGGCGGCGTCGACGTCGACCTCGTCGATGCCGGTGTAGTGCTCGTCGACGTGCACCTGGTCCGCGCGGTAGTCCTCCGCGGGCGCGCCGAGCTGTGACGCCTTGATCCTGAGCGCCGCGTCCTTGGTCACGAGCGTGCCCCGCAGTGCGAGGGCGACCGCGAGGATCCGGTTGTCCGGCTTGGTGGCGTCCAGGTAGCGGGGCAGCTCCTGGTCGACGTGGTTGGCCTCGATCCGCAGCGTCCCCCCGCCGGGCAGCCGGGCGGCGGAGGTCAACCCATCCGGACTCGCCGTCCGGAGCTCCTCGATCAGGCGGATGGCGGTCCGCGCGTTGCGGCCCACCTCGTCCATCCGGGTCTTCTGGCGGTCCAGCTCCTCGACCACGACCAGGGGCAGCACCACCTCGTGCTCGTCGAACCGGTGGATCGCCTGGGGGTCGGCGAGCAGCACGCAGGTGTCGATCACGTAGCTCGAGGGTGGGACGCGCATCTCGTGGACTCCTCCGGGGCGATCTTCAGTTCGTCGTGGTGGCTGGGCCTAGTCGGGTGGGGGGTGGTGGACCGCCGCGGTGCAGCGACGCCCCTCGAAGGTCAGGGTGAAGCGGCCGCCCTTGGGGCAGCGGACGTCGGCGAGGTCGAGGTCGTCGCGGCCGACCACCAGGGCGACGAGCGCGGGGATCACGTCGCCGTGGGAGCAGGCGACGACCCGGGTGCCGGCGTGGGCCTCGACGACCTGGTCGACGAACGCGAGCGCGCGGCCGCCCAGCCAGGCGGAGGTGACCCAGGCGTCCCCGCCGTCGTGGACCGGGAGGTTGATGACCTCGCCGAGGTTGTCGGAGTCGACGACGGCGACGCCCATGGCGTCGGCCAGCGGCTCGAGGGTCTGGGTGCAGCGCACCCAGGGGCTCGAGAACAGCGTGGCGATCGGGTCCCCCGCGCCCGGCAGCACCTGGGCGAGGGCGCGGGCCTGGTCCATGCCCGCGTCGGTGAGCGGACGTTCCCGGTCGGGGCGGCCCCACCACCGGTCGCGGCTGTGGGCCTTCGCGTGTCGGACGAGCTCGATCGTGGTCTTCACGTGCTGGCCGCAGCCTACGACGGGGGGTCGCCGCCGCGGTGCAACCTCAACCGGCGAAGCGCGGGTGGTCGCCGAACAGCGCGCGGAGGGTCGGGTTCTGGCGGTCCTTGTCGCTCAGGACGGGGTCCTCGATGGGCCAGTCGACCCCCAGGTCCGGGTCGTCCCACGCCACCGCGGGCTGCACCACGCCCGGTTGGTAGTAGCCCGACACGTCGTACAGGTAGTCGACGTCCTCGGTGCCGAGGGTCACGAAGGAGTTCGCCAGCCCCTCCGCGATGAACAACCGGATCCGCTCGCCCTCGGGCGGCTCGCCGAGCGTGAACGTCCGCACCGCGCCGAAGGTCGGGGACTCCGGTCGGATGTCGGCGATCGCGGCCATCGCGTACCCCTTGACCACGTAGACGAGCTTGTCCCACGGCTCGGCGTGGAACCCCCGCAGCACGCCGGGGACGGAGTGGGAGTGGTTGCCCTGGCGCAGGACGACCTCGCGGCCGAGCGCCTCGGACAGCTCGGACACCTGGTAGGTCTGGCGGAAGAAGCCCCGGTCGTCGGCGTGGGTGTCCCAGCGCACGACCAGCAGGCCCTCGATGTCGGTGGTCTCGATGGGCATGGCCGGCAGGGTACCGGCGGCCGGCCGCTAGCGGCCGTACCGGCGGGAGCGGCCCTGGAACTCGCGCAGCGCGCGGAGGAAGTCGATGTGGCGGAAGTCCGGCCAGTACGGGTCGCAGAAGTAGAACTCCGAGTGCGCCGACTGCCACATCAGGAACCCGGACAGCCGGATCTCGCCGGACGTGCGGATGATCAGGTCGGGATCGGGCGTCCCCGCCGTGTAGAGGTTCGCGCTGATGTGCTCGACGTCGAGGTCGGCGATCACGTCGGCCAGGCTGTCGCCGCGGGCCTCCCGCTCCTCGAGGTGGGTGCGGAGCGCGTCCATGATCTCCTGGCGCCCGCCGTAGCCGACGGCGATCTGGACGCCCAGCCCGTCGCCGCCCGCGGTCTGCTCCTCGGCGTCCTTCAGGACGGTGCGGAGGCCGTCGGGCAGGCTGTCGAGCGCGCCCACGCCGGTGATGCGCAGCCCCGGCCAGCGGTCACGCCTCTCGACCAGCCCGTTGACGGAGTCGGCGATGATGTCGACCAGCGCCTCGAGCTCGTCGGGGTCCCGGCCCATGTTCTCGGTGCTGAGCAGCCACAGGGTCACGTAGCGGATCCCGAGCTCGTCGCACCAGTCGAGCAGCTCGGGGATCTTCTCCGCCCCGCGGCGGTGGCCATCGGCGGCCGTCGACAGCCCGTGCTCCCGCGCGAAGCGCCGGTTGCCGTCGAGGATGACCCCGACGTGCCGCGGGAGGGGTCCGCGGCGCACGGCCTGCGCCAACCGGCGGTCGTACAGCCGGTACAGCAGGTCGCCGATCGGGGAGTCCAGTCGTCGCGCCATGCGTCGCGGGGGAGTCTAGTTGGCCCCCCGACCGGCCCGGGACAGCACGACGTAGGCCCGTCGGCCGGGGGCCGCGGTCACGCCGTGCGCGACGACGCTCGCGCACACCACGGCGGTCCCGACGCCCCAGAGCACGGGATCGGTGATGCCCTCGTGGTGCGCGTGCGCCAGGTACAGCACCGACGAGGCGCCCATCGGGCCGAACCAGCCGTAGTAGGCGACGCCGGCGGCGTCGAGGCCCAGGGGACGGGCCAGCAGGGCGATCACCGGCAGGCGTCGCAGGACCAGGACGGCGACGACGAACGCGGCCAGCGGCCACCCGAGGTCACCCCACACCTCCCACGGCACGACCACCCCGAGGAGGGTGAAGACCGGCAGGACGGCGAAGCGGTTGAGGGTCTCGTCCAGGGTCACCTCGGGACGCCGCTCCGCGCCGCTCGCCGCCACGTTGTAGGCCAGGCCCGTCACGAACACCGCGAGGATCCCGCTGGTGCCCGCCAGACGCGCCACGCCCAGCGCGAACAGCGCGAGGAGGAGGGTGAACACGGTCACGACGGGCTCGCCGACCTCGTGCCGCGCGTGGACGTGGCGGATGCCCCGCCCGATCCCGGCGCCGAGGAGCGTCCCGATCGCGACCGCCCCGCCGACCTGCCAGGCGGCCGCCGCGAGCGTGCCGCCGATGCCGTCCCCACCCACCACCGCGATGCCGAGCAGGACCAGCGGCAGCGCCAGGCCGTCGTTGGCGCCGGACTCGAGCGACAGCAGGTGGCGGAGGCGCGCGGGGACGTCCTCCTCGGCCGGCTCGCCGGTCACGACCGCAGAGGCGAGGACCGGATCGGTGGGTGACAGGACCGCCCCGAGCAGCAGCGCGACGCCCCCGGACACGTCGAGCACCCAGACGCCGAGGAGCGCGGTGACCCCGGCCATCGCCGGCATCGCGACCGCGACCGCGAGGGCCGCCCGCCCGGCCCGGGCCGCCAGCTCCCGCGGCGGGTAGCGCAGCGCGACCGCCATGAGCGCGACGCCGAGGAGCAGCCGCGAGGACTCGAGCACGAGGGCGTTCGGGTCGTGACCGCCCACGTCGAGCACACCGAGGACCTGCGGACCCGCGACCACCCCGAGGACCAGGCCGAGGAGGGCCTCGGACAGCGGCAGCCGCCGGATGCCCTCGGACAGGAACGCGAGCACGACCGCCATGCCCCCGACGACCGCCAGCCAGATGTCCACGGTCCCGGGCATTCCACGATCCCACGGTCGTGAACCCGACCCCAGGGGGCGGCTACTCGGAACGTCGAGGTGGTGGTGTCGGGTGAGGAGGAGGGCTGAGGAGGCGAGGGGCCCGAGTCCACCGGTCTGTCGGGTTCGTTGCGACCGGCGCAACAGAGATGACGGACCTCCGTCCCCGGTGCACCCGGATCCCGAAGGCCTGTCGCCTTCGTCGCGGCCCGCGCAACAGATCCGACAGACCCGTCTCACGGGACACCGAGTGACGGACCGACGACACCGCCGCCCAAGGTCCCCCCGTCTCGGCGGCAGTGCGGCCCAGCAGCTGCCCGTGACGCCCGGCTACTTGAGGAACTTCGAGGTGGTGTTGTCGGCGAGGACCTTCCCGTCGGTCTGGCAGGTCGGGCAGTAGCTGACGGTGTAGGCGCGGTACTCGACCGCGCGGACCTCGTCACCGCACTCCGGGCACGGCTGGCCCATGCGGTTGTGGACCCGCGAGGGGCGCTCGGCCGAGGGCGACATGTCGTCCCGGGCCCGCTCGGCGGCCAGGGCGTCCTCGACGGCGTCGTGGATGGCCGTGACGAGGGCCGCGGCCTCACCCTCCCCCAACGCCTTGGTCTGGGCGAACGGCGACAACCGGGCGCGGTGGCACACCTCGTTGGCCAGCATGCGGCCCAACCCGGCGAGGACCCGCTGGTCGCGGAGGAGGGTGTGGATGCGGGCGGAGTGCGAGGCGAGGATCTCCGTCATCGCCGCGACGTCGACGGTGTCGGCCTCCGGGCCGAGGTGGTCGAGTGGCTCCTGGCCCTCCGGGTCGCCCTCGACGGCCCACACGCCGGCCTTCTGCTCGGTGCCCGCCTCGGTCAGCAACCAGGCGCCGCCCTCGGCGAAGCGCCACCGCAGGTGGCCGTTGCGGGGTCGCTTGGCCTCCTTCGGGTCCGGTCGGAGCCGCCCGCCCTGCATCAGGTGCACGACGTGCGTGGTCGCCCCGAAGTCGAGCAGGAGGTGCTTGCCGCGGGTCCGGACGGCGACGAGCGGCTGGCCGACGGCGGCGTCGATCGGGGGCCGGAACGTCTTCAGCACCGTGAAGCTGAGCGGCACGACGGCCTCGAGGACGTCACCGCCCAGCGCCTCGGTCATGCGCTCGGCGTGCGCGCGCACCTCGGGCAGCTCTGGCATGGCGCCAATCATGCCGCAGGCCGCCGCGGCCGCGGGGGCGAGCACCTAGACTGCCGCGCACCATGAGCGACGCGGAGACCCTGACACAGGACGCCTACGACCGGCTGAAGGACGAGCTGAAGCACCGCTCGACCGCGCTGCGCGAGGAGATCACCGCCCGGATCGAGGAAGCGCGGTCCCACGGGGACCTGAAGGAGAACGCGGAGTACCACGCCGCGAAGGACGAGCAGGGGCTGAACGAGGACCGCATCCGCCAGATCGAGGAGCGGTTGCGGAAGGCCACCGTCTCGGAGGTCGACGCCTCGTCCGGCCAGGTCGGCGTGGGGATGATCGTCACGATCGACGACGACGGGGACACCGAGCAGCTGTTCGTCGGGTCGCTCGAGGACCAGCCCGAGGGCGACGTCGACGTCGTCGGCGTGACCAGCCCCATGGGCAAGGCCCTGCTCGGCGCGAAGAAGGGCGACACCGTCACCTACGTCGGGCCGACCGGCACGATGTTCGAGGTGAAGGTCGTCGACGTCCGGGCGCCGTAGCGGCGGCGGCCCGGACGTGGCGGTGGGGACGTGGGCGGCGGGGACGTGCGGCGGCTGACCCGCGCGCAGGCGCGCCGGGCCGTCCTCGGCGCGATGGGCTTCGCCCGGCCACGCCCGAGCGGTCGGGTGGACGTCCGGCACCTCCGGCGGGTGTACGAGGACATCGGGATCATCCAGATCGACCCGATCAACGTCCTCGCGCGGGCGCACCACCAGGTGGTGATGTCCCGCGTCGGCCCGTACGACCGCGACGCCCTCGACCGGTACGTGTGGCGCTCCGGCGAGGTGTACGAGGGGTGGGTCCACGTCGACGCCACCGCGACGGTCGACACCTGGCCCCTGTTCGACCACCGGCGCCGGCACACGATGGCCTGGCGGGGACGGCACGCCGAGGAGCACCCCGAGTACCTGGACCTCGTCCTGGCCGAGATCACCGAGCGGGGCGAGCTGACCGCCGCGCAGCTGACCGACCCCGGGGATCGGGTCGGGTCGTGGGGGACCCGCTCGCTCGGGCGCATGGCCCTCGACCACCTGCACCACCGCGGCGAGCTCGCGATCAGCTGGCGCGACGACCGGATGACGACGTACTTCGACCTGGTCGAGCGGGTGGTGCCGCGGACCTGGCTCACCGCCGACGTGCCCCCGCAGGACGAGGCGGAGAAGCAGCTGCTGGTCCGGGCGGCCCGGCACCTGGCGGTCGGGACGGCGTCGGACCTCGCCGACTACCACCGCCAGCACGTGCCCACGGCGCGACGCCACCTCGCCGAGCTGGCTGCGGCAGGACGGGTGGTCGAGGTGGCGGTCGAGGGCTGGCGGGGACCGGTGTACGCCCACCCGGACCTGGTCATCCCCCGCCGCATCGAGGCCTGCGCGCTGATCAACCCCTTCGACCCGCTCATCTGGAAGCGCGACCGGGCCAACCGCCTGTTCGACCACGACTACCGCATCGAGATCTACGTGCCCGCGGCCGAGCGGACCTACGGCTACTACGCCCTGCCGTTCCTGCTGGGTGAAGAGGTCGTGGCCCTGGTGGACCTCAAGCACGACCGGAAGGCCGGGGACCTGGTCGTCGCCCAGCTCACCCAGCTCGACGGTGCGGCGGTGTCGGCCACCGAGGGGGTGCTGGCCGAGGAGCTGGCCACCTGGGCGCGCTGGCTCGGAGCGGACTCCGTGCGCGTCGCGCCCGCCGACCGGGGGTAGGGCGCGACGCATGCCCCTCCCCGAGTTCGACGACGACGGGATGCTCCCCCCGGGTCTGCACCGCGCGACGGTCGACGAGGTGCGCGCCGCGCTGGTCGAGGCGTTCACCACCTCGACCACGCGCACGGCGATCCACTCGTTCTGGCAGGACCGCCGGGCCGCGGTCCGCGAGCACGTCGACGTGGTCGGCGAGTGGCTGGACGGCAGCTTCACCTCCGACAAGCCCGATCCCGCCGACCTGGACCTGATCACGATCATCGACGGGCCGTCGTTCGACGCCGCGCCCCGCCACCGCCGCCAGGTCGTCGCCTCCCTGGTGGCGGGCACGACCACGGAGGCGTTCTGGGCCTGTGACGCCAACGTCCTCGTGCACTACCCCGACGACGACCTCGCCGCCGGCCGCACCGCGGTGGCCGCCGGGTGCTGGGCGGCGTACTTCGGCCACACGCGGGAGGGACGGGCGTGCGGGATCGTCGAGCTGCTGGAGGACGGCCAGGACGGGGTCGCACCCGCCCTCGAGCCCGACGACGCAGACGACCCCGAGGCCCAGCTGGAGGCGCACCTCGCGCGGTTCGACCACGCCCTGCAGGCCTTCGACGATCCCGAGGCGACCGAACGGCCGGGGTTGCGGCTGATGGCCGAGACGCTCAGGCTCAAGCGTGACGAGCTCGCCGGCAAGCTGGAGTCGAGCCGCCGCGTGGAGCTCGTCGTGGCGCCTCGGGACGCGGTCCCCGCCGATGCCGGCGCGATGGCCACGGTCATCGCGGCGATCGTCGCCGCCACCCCCGCGATAGGGCGGGCGCTCCTCGCCGATGCCGAGGCCGACGCCGCTGCCGACATCGACGACGAGGCGGTCGCGGCAGCGCTGCGGCTGCGCCTCGTCGGCGGGGACGCGGAGGACGGGTCGGTCGTGCTCCGGGCCGCCGACCCCGCGGACCGCCGGCGCGTGCCCGCCCCGGACGACGCGGAGTCG
The window above is part of the Euzebya sp. genome. Proteins encoded here:
- a CDS encoding PIN domain-containing protein encodes the protein MRVPPSSYVIDTCVLLADPQAIHRFDEHEVVLPLVVVEELDRQKTRMDEVGRNARTAIRLIEELRTASPDGLTSAARLPGGGTLRIEANHVDQELPRYLDATKPDNRILAVALALRGTLVTKDAALRIKASQLGAPAEDYRADQVHVDEHYTGIDEVDVDAAWLDALHGDGKAFLDVDAVGERWVNQCLVLRCGPSASGLGRVTEVVDGIATVQRVAGSPRAFGVQPRDVRQTFALDLLTDPAVPCVSLMGMAGAVLQGCDMSQGVGVTA
- a CDS encoding phosphoglycerate mutase family protein, which translates into the protein MKTTIELVRHAKAHSRDRWWGRPDRERPLTDAGMDQARALAQVLPGAGDPIATLFSSPWVRCTQTLEPLADAMGVAVVDSDNLGEVINLPVHDGGDAWVTSAWLGGRALAFVDQVVEAHAGTRVVACSHGDVIPALVALVVGRDDLDLADVRCPKGGRFTLTFEGRRCTAAVHHPPPD
- a CDS encoding dTDP-4-dehydrorhamnose 3,5-epimerase family protein, which translates into the protein MPIETTDIEGLLVVRWDTHADDRGFFRQTYQVSELSEALGREVVLRQGNHSHSVPGVLRGFHAEPWDKLVYVVKGYAMAAIADIRPESPTFGAVRTFTLGEPPEGERIRLFIAEGLANSFVTLGTEDVDYLYDVSGYYQPGVVQPAVAWDDPDLGVDWPIEDPVLSDKDRQNPTLRALFGDHPRFAG
- the uppS gene encoding polyprenyl diphosphate synthase, producing MARRLDSPIGDLLYRLYDRRLAQAVRRGPLPRHVGVILDGNRRFAREHGLSTAADGHRRGAEKIPELLDWCDELGIRYVTLWLLSTENMGRDPDELEALVDIIADSVNGLVERRDRWPGLRITGVGALDSLPDGLRTVLKDAEEQTAGGDGLGVQIAVGYGGRQEIMDALRTHLEEREARGDSLADVIADLDVEHISANLYTAGTPDPDLIIRTSGEIRLSGFLMWQSAHSEFYFCDPYWPDFRHIDFLRALREFQGRSRRYGR
- a CDS encoding cation:proton antiporter — translated: MPGTVDIWLAVVGGMAVVLAFLSEGIRRLPLSEALLGLVLGVVAGPQVLGVLDVGGHDPNALVLESSRLLLGVALMAVALRYPPRELAARAGRAALAVAVAMPAMAGVTALLGVWVLDVSGGVALLLGAVLSPTDPVLASAVVTGEPAEEDVPARLRHLLSLESGANDGLALPLVLLGIAVVGGDGIGGTLAAAAWQVGGAVAIGTLLGAGIGRGIRHVHARHEVGEPVVTVFTLLLALFALGVARLAGTSGILAVFVTGLAYNVAASGAERRPEVTLDETLNRFAVLPVFTLLGVVVPWEVWGDLGWPLAAFVVAVLVLRRLPVIALLARPLGLDAAGVAYYGWFGPMGASSVLYLAHAHHEGITDPVLWGVGTAVVCASVVAHGVTAAPGRRAYVVLSRAGRGAN
- a CDS encoding DNA-formamidopyrimidine glycosylase family protein, encoding MPELPEVRAHAERMTEALGGDVLEAVVPLSFTVLKTFRPPIDAAVGQPLVAVRTRGKHLLLDFGATTHVVHLMQGGRLRPDPKEAKRPRNGHLRWRFAEGGAWLLTEAGTEQKAGVWAVEGDPEGQEPLDHLGPEADTVDVAAMTEILASHSARIHTLLRDQRVLAGLGRMLANEVCHRARLSPFAQTKALGEGEAAALVTAIHDAVEDALAAERARDDMSPSAERPSRVHNRMGQPCPECGDEVRAVEYRAYTVSYCPTCQTDGKVLADNTTSKFLK
- the greA gene encoding transcription elongation factor GreA, which codes for MSDAETLTQDAYDRLKDELKHRSTALREEITARIEEARSHGDLKENAEYHAAKDEQGLNEDRIRQIEERLRKATVSEVDASSGQVGVGMIVTIDDDGDTEQLFVGSLEDQPEGDVDVVGVTSPMGKALLGAKKGDTVTYVGPTGTMFEVKVVDVRAP
- a CDS encoding winged helix-turn-helix domain-containing protein, which encodes MGGGDVRRLTRAQARRAVLGAMGFARPRPSGRVDVRHLRRVYEDIGIIQIDPINVLARAHHQVVMSRVGPYDRDALDRYVWRSGEVYEGWVHVDATATVDTWPLFDHRRRHTMAWRGRHAEEHPEYLDLVLAEITERGELTAAQLTDPGDRVGSWGTRSLGRMALDHLHHRGELAISWRDDRMTTYFDLVERVVPRTWLTADVPPQDEAEKQLLVRAARHLAVGTASDLADYHRQHVPTARRHLAELAAAGRVVEVAVEGWRGPVYAHPDLVIPRRIEACALINPFDPLIWKRDRANRLFDHDYRIEIYVPAAERTYGYYALPFLLGEEVVALVDLKHDRKAGDLVVAQLTQLDGAAVSATEGVLAEELATWARWLGADSVRVAPADRG